The genomic window TTCCGCTGGCCGCGGTGACATCTTCAAAGGTTCCGTCGCCGCGATTGTGAAAAAGCCAGCAAGTCGCGCCGCGATAGGCTTCGGGGGTGCAATACGATTTATGTTTGCCGTCGAGGCTGCAAAATACGTCGTGCTGGGGCGACCATTTCACGTAGTTGCAAACGAAGAGGTCGAGCAGGCCGTCGCGGTCGTAGTCGAACCATAATGCGGATGTGCTGAATCCCTCACGTTTCCCGAGGCCGCAGGTTGCCGTCACGTCCACGAACTTGCCTTTGCCGGTGTTGCGAAACAGGCGATTTTGTCCGACGCAGGTAATCAGTATGTCGGGAAAACCGTCATTGTTGTAATCGCCCACGGCCACGCCCATACCATACATTTCGATGTCGAGTCCGGCACGGGTTGTGACGTCGGTGAACGTGCCGTTGCCGTTGTTGCGATAGAGGCGCAAGGTGGAACGTTGTTTCTTGTGCCCTGGCCAATCGGCGCCATTGATCAGGAGAATGTCCTGCCATCCGTCATGATCGTAATCGAGAAAGGCGCAGCCGGAGCCGAGAGTTTCGGGCAGAAACTTTCCGCCGAAGGCTCCGCTGTTGTGCTGGAAATGAATTCCCGCCTGGATGGTCACGTCGCTGAAACGAAAGCCGGCGACCGGGGCTTCCGCCTGCGCTTGCGGCGTTATAGCCTGCAACCAAGGCAACTGCGATGACGAGGTCAGCCCGGCCGCGCCCGCCATGATCGCCATTCTTGCCAGAAATGCCCGACGATTCACGGAAGATGTCACCGAACGTTCACCAGCCCGGCGCGAATCGCGTATACGACCAACTCCGCAGTTTTATGGATTCCCAGCGAGTTCATAATGTTCGCGCGATGAACCGCGATGGTGTTGGCGCTGAGATCGAGCGCGGTCGCAATTTCTTTGTTGGACTTGCCGTCGACGATCATCTGCAAGACTTCCAGTTCGCGCTGCGTCAGGGCCGCGCTGCGCTCGCCTCTGAGCGTTTCTCGCTGCTCAACCTGAGGATCGAATACTGTTTCTCCGGCGGCAACCTTGCGGATTGCCGCGCCCAGTTCGAGGTCCATGGCGTTTTTCAGAATGTAGCCTTTGGCGCCGGCTTCAACGGCCTGTCGCACCCACGTGCTTTCGCTATGCATGCTGAGCATGAGAACGGCGGTGGCGGGTGAATCCTGGATGATCTGGCGCGTCGCGTCCAGGCCGTTCATGCCGGGCAGCGCGCAATCCATTACGACGACGCGAGGACGAAGTTGTTTCGCCAGTTGAACGGAATCTTCGCCATTGCCGGCTTCGCCGACGACTTCCATGTCGGCCTCATCTTCGAGCATGCGGCGGAA from Candidatus Sulfotelmatobacter sp. includes these protein-coding regions:
- a CDS encoding response regulator transcription factor produces the protein MEKKITVLLVDDHSLVRRGFRRMLEDEADMEVVGEAGNGEDSVQLAKQLRPRVVVMDCALPGMNGLDATRQIIQDSPATAVLMLSMHSESTWVRQAVEAGAKGYILKNAMDLELGAAIRKVAAGETVFDPQVEQRETLRGERSAALTQRELEVLQMIVDGKSNKEIATALDLSANTIAVHRANIMNSLGIHKTAELVVYAIRAGLVNVR